One part of the Parabacteroides distasonis ATCC 8503 genome encodes these proteins:
- the dut gene encoding dUTP diphosphatase produces the protein MKVRIINKSHHPLPGYATPLSAGMDIRANLSESVVLKPLERKLIPTGLYISLPEGYEAQMRPRSGLALKHGITLLNTPGTIDADYRGEIGIILVNLSSEPFTVNDGERICQMVIAAHSHVDWEPVETLDDTERGAGGFGHTGKE, from the coding sequence ATGAAAGTAAGAATTATCAATAAATCGCATCACCCGCTGCCGGGTTATGCGACTCCTTTATCTGCCGGGATGGATATCCGGGCGAATTTGTCGGAATCGGTTGTGTTGAAACCGTTGGAACGTAAATTAATCCCGACCGGACTTTATATCTCGCTGCCGGAAGGCTATGAGGCCCAGATGCGTCCGCGTAGCGGGCTGGCTTTAAAGCATGGGATAACCCTGCTGAATACGCCGGGTACGATCGACGCCGATTATCGGGGGGAGATCGGCATTATTCTCGTGAATCTATCTTCGGAGCCTTTTACGGTGAATGATGGTGAGCGTATCTGCCAAATGGTTATAGCCGCTCATAGCCATGTGGATTGGGAGCCCGTGGAGACGTTGGATGATACCGAGCGGGGAGCCGGGGGATTCGGTCATACCGGAAAAGAATAA